The window CACCTTGGGGTCCTTGAACGCGAGCTTGACCTCCTGCTTGTCAAAGGTCTCGGACTCGCCCTGGTAGACCCTGGACTGCTCCGCGCGGATGCGCATCAAGGCCTTGTCTTCCGCCGTCAGCCACTTAGCCGACTCGAAGCTGTCGGGCAGCAGGACGATGAAAGCGAATCCAACGGCCAAGGAAATGACGCCTTCGATCAGGAACAGCCAACGCCAGCCGGCCAGGCCACTGGCGCCGTGGAGGCTAGTGAGACCGTacgcgaggaggccgccgaagGCGCCGGACAGAGCGGACGCGACGAACAGGTAGGAGATCCGTCGCGCCTGTTCCTCGCGTTTGTAGTACGTGCTGAGGTAGAGCGTCAGGCAGGGGAAGAGGCCGCTCTCGAAGACGCCGATGAGGAGACGGGTCgccagcaggccggcgtAGTTGGTGACGAAGGCcgagccgacgacggtggcgctCCAGGagaggatgaagaagggAATGAGGCGGCTCGGTCGGGCTTTCTTGAGAATCAGCGACGCAGGGATCTCGAAGGTGATGTAGGTGACTAGTGTTTTGTGTTAGTCGATGGCTTGGTTGAGCATGCTGCATGAACTTGTCGGATGGCTTACCGTAGAAGACAGTGACTGCAACGTTGAGTCTGTTGCCGGTCAATTCCAAGTCCTCTGTCATTCCCGCAATTGCTGCGTTGCCTGGTCACATTGCGCATGTTAGCAATTGGAGGAGAAACACTCTCCAAAGGGGGCATAATTACCAATGTTGCTGCGATCCAGGTAGGCAACCAAGAAGGCAATAATCATCATCGGGGAGAGCCACGCATCCAGCTTTCTCAGCAGTCGCTTTTCCGCCGCCGGGTCGATTGTGAGGTCGGAACTCGCAACCGCCGAGTGGGGAGAGTCGACATCCCCGTCTTTGGCGTCGATGGGCATCTTTTCGACCGTCATAGTTCCAGAGTTGTCTGGGTTTGTCGGGCTGTCCTGATGATCGAATATCGGGTTGACGCTGTGGTAATGGTGCAACTCTTTTTAGGTTTGAC is drawn from Colletotrichum destructivum chromosome 6, complete sequence and contains these coding sequences:
- a CDS encoding Putative major facilitator superfamily, MFS transporter superfamily, encoding MTVEKMPIDAKDGDVDSPHSAVASSDLTIDPAAEKRLLRKLDAWLSPMMIIAFLVAYLDRSNIGNAAIAGMTEDLELTGNRLNVAVTVFYVTYITFEIPASLILKKARPSRLIPFFILSWSATVVGSAFVTNYAGLLATRLLIGVFESGLFPCLTLYLSTYYKREEQARRISYLFVASALSGAFGGLLAYGLTSLHGASGLAGWRWLFLIEGVISLAVGFAFIVLLPDSFESAKWLTAEDKALMRIRAEQSRVYQGESETFDKQEVKLAFKDPKVWLSAGCQFCANTCSFGFGTFLPVIIRGFGYSSIKTQLLTVPVYIWASAVYLGIAYCSDKLNKRAVFMVPMALVTATGYALMLGVSMKSTSVLYFATFVTATGIYCVVGLNVTWVSNSNAGYFKRATAIGLQQTIGNSAGIMAGQIYRITTSEGRYTIGHAVSICTITIASVGYFTMWSWLNRINNKRDNMSIDERSRAIDEGKKGDRHPDFRYTL